The genomic DNA CTCGGTGATTGATAAACCAGTAAGTTCTTCTCTTCTCTAACACTGTTTCAAAAACTCCACATAGCATTTGTAAACATGATCGAACATCATTTCATAATCTGAAATGTATCCATAGTAAGGATCGTGTATGATCAACTCTCCTTTGGGGTCATATGTTCCACACAGTTTTACCTCCGCTCGCGCAGTGCCGTCATTTGGCTTAAAAGTTTCATTCAGACCTCGTACATTGCTCTCATCAAAGGCAAATATTACATCGAAATGACGAAAATCATCCTTGTCTTGCTCGGTGGTTGCTAGCAATTCCATGTTTCTTCAACACTTACAACCCTCGTTCGTTCGATGGGAGTCCTTCACGGACAACATGAGTTCCAGCGCTGTCAATCTCCCATTCGTTCCTATCTTCACGTTCCTGTAAAAGGTGCCTTAAAATCGCATTAGCGGAAGGAGAACGACAAGTGCTCCCTCGACAAACGAACAGgattttttttcgatatttaGAATCCGCCATCTTAGATTGCAACAAGGCGAATAAATGGTAAAGTGCCTCTATCCTAATTTGCAGCTTGTTAGAAGggtaaattattcaaattattcatCGCGCACGCGCACTGGGAATCGACCAAATTAAAACATCTGGACGCTCTTTCTTTCAAGTTCTCGAATAACGACAGCTATAAACACCGAATTTTATTCAAATCGTTCGAATCCTGTGATGTAACTAACGAAaagtttatgtttcttttcaaatgaaggATACTTTTTGGGTAAGAGTGCCTTGCACCACTAACGTGGAAGGGGACAAAGAGGAACGAGCTCGGAGAAGAGAAGGCAGAAGCTTAAGAGGGCGGGAGAAGGGATCTACAcgagggcgggaagcgggagcagaaattGAAAAGGCACTCGTCTGTTGTTTCTTACTGCTTGTCAACCAGTGAAAAGCCTGTACCCagaaaagggttttttttccacttaatTCCATTTAAGGTCCACCGAAGCATTAAAGATAATTTCATTCGTAAGGAAacataaaattgaaatcagCCGGTGTAACTAGATACTTCTCGAAGTCGGTTGCGTCATACGTCATGAATGAGAGAACATGAAACATGTAAACAGTGTCAGCAGTCGGAATTATTCAGCGAGCAAAGCGAGTTAGGTCCAACGTCGTCTAAGGCCATATTGACCAGCCTCAGTATTTTTGTATGTGGCAATGAAAAATCAGACCTCGTTTCTGCAAATATTTATGTTACAATCACATAATCACATAGCTGAATCATACCGCTAGTGAATAAATGTATCATAGAATGTatgaacaacttttaaaactttctgcaGAGGTTTTAAAAAGATCTCAATTTCTCGAAGAAATGCgagtagttttaaaatttgacttCGAGACCAGCCGAACAATAATGTGCAATAACAGTCTATCAGCGCTTAAACTGAACGCTCAAAAATGCAAACGGTTTAACAATGGATGAGTAGTGACTTGAATCGTTCGTTGGAGCCAGCTTTCATACAGCTCACGACAACAGCTGCTTTCGGCGAAGAGTGAAAATTTAACATGATGGATATGCAATTAGTTCAATTAATAGTCCTTTTAATCAAATCGAAGACGGGAGTAATACAAAGAGGGGCGAGAGTTGGAAAACAAAGGTTTGCAAAAGAACTAGAGGTGGGAGAACGCGGTACGGAGGTTGGAAGCTGAGGGGCAAGAGTCGTACTCGAAGTTCAacgaaatcatacaaaaaagaaaaacataaggGAAAACAAGAGCAAATTCAGCAAGTGGTAAGATTTACtgattatatttcagtttccactaaatacaaaaaatttacaattttcgttTGCGGGCAAGAGTTCCATCTTGCCCGCTTGAGTAGCCAAGCAGAGCAAAGGATTCGCATCATCTCACCCACGTGCTCCGCTAGCTATGAAATAATTAGCATTTACTGACAAGTTTAATTTGATCTCCGAGGATCATAGTTAATCGATTAACTATGCCGAGGATGATTATACTAATATTTTGCCATAAATTTATTATCACGCGACAAAGTTCACCGCAGAAATTGGTCTTGTTTGAAAACTGTCGCGCAGGAAACAACAGccaaataaaatactaaatttgatTAATGAAACATTCGACAAGAAAAGCACAAGTGCTCAAAACTACTTAAGCAAACATTAGGCCTATCACAGCAGTAACTGTCCACGCATTACGCTGAAAAGACGTAGTAGGAACACCatgattaaaatataaaatgacgCACATACGTGTGAGAGAGATTGGATATCAACCCCTTTCACACACACAAGAGAATCACATCAGTTCAacttctcctcaaaatatccatacattatccagtaaataggtaatgagaatcaTAAATAAATATCTCAGCTTATCGCTGTGTCAGACGTGTCACCTTGCCATGACATAAAACAATATTTCCTCGCATTACAAAGAGATATATGGCAGTTACAATGTGCAATTTTATTAACACATCTAAAGAGGTGAGGACCACAAGCTGGTTTCCAAATAGGCATCATATCTCTAGCTAAGCCTGGAGCCATCAATAAAGTTCATGATCAATGATGTAAtacttattttccaagaaaatttcaaaactgcaTCGCATTAGTTCAATTAAATTCCAACGcatcaaaagttaataaattgaggctataaaagctttcattttgGGCATAAAACTTTAGTCTTAAGTTACATCATGCCGTGTGGAAAATAAAGGCATTGTGCTTATTATGTTAATTGCATGATTATAGATGCAAAAGACTTAGTCTGTAAACTTAGCGTGATTTTAAATAATGATTACTTTGTATCCTAAACCATCAATCCGAGTTGCTACTGCAATGCGGCCCTCAGTGGTCACTGCCATCCCTATCAGATAATAGGACTGTCCCATATTGACAGGAGTACTTCGCACAAACTCACCATCTTTGGTGTAAATTTCTATATGCAAGATGTCTATATCATCGTCCTTAAAACCGACCACCACGACATGTTGACTTGCCCTGTGAAATGCAATTCTTGAAAACATCATAGATATTTGCAGATCAAACGTATTTAGATGGTCACCTTGTTCGCTAAATATGTCAACACGTGACGGATGCTCTTGTACCACCATAACTCTGCCATTACTTACAGTGGTGATCTCGCACGGGTCCGTCAAGATTCCTTCtccaaaactgcaaacaaactgACCATCAGTCTCATAAACATCCACAATATGATGTGTCTTGCTCAAGTTACTCTTCAGTACCATCACTGTACCACTATCACTGACTGACAGTTTGCACGAGTCAAATTTGTAGCCCATTGTCCTGATGCAAAACTTGTGATGATGATCAgcggttttgttaaaattaaaaatccaGTGTGAGTCCTCACCACACTCTTCGACCAGGACATAAATGTTGTCATTCATGTCTGTGGCTAGCTGAACGCCCAAGAAATAAATCGATAGCTCTTTACCGCTGTCATCAATAAGAGGAGGAAGTCTGAAACATTGCACAAACTTGCCACTGCTGTCATACACCTTGATTGTCGAGTCAATACCTGCTACAATATATTGCCCGCTTGAGTTGGTAGCGATATCAGCCGGGATATTTAAACCGTGCTCCTTTTCGCCATCATGAACAAGTATCCATGGTACACTACAGTTCTCCATACCCTGTTTACAAAGTATTTTTGTTACTCTCCGGTCTCGCAACAGATCAACTTTCTCCTTCCCTGTGTCAATCATGGGCAATGGTGGAAATAATTCTTTTGCAAATGGTTCATTTGTAAATGGTTCTTTAACGTGCGCTGTTTGTCTGACATCGTAGACGACGCGGTTGACAAGACAGACACCGGAAATAACTTTCCGTCGTTcttctttgttaaataaactctTCATTGCCATGATACCTGTCCTGAGCTGTTCTTGAAAACTTCGCTGAACCACGGGCAGACCGTTTAGCTCTTCAATGCACACTTTACATGGTGCTACAGCATCTGCGGGATGGTCTATTGTTTCTAATACTGTTGCCATCACTCGGTACTGCATTGCTAAGATGCGGTCATTTGATGATAGCGCTTCATTAGAAAAGGCATCTGTTGCTCTTTCACGAGCACGTTCGAATCTCTTCTTTGCATTAGAGAGCTTTCTTGTGGCAGATTCAGTAAGCTCCAAGTGTTTCATTCCTTCAGCGAGCGACACAGCTTCCGCACAAGCCGCTTGTGCTGTATCCGCGCCATACTCACTCCTCGACCTTTTCTCTTCAAATACTTCATACAGCAACTCGATTCCTTCTCTAAAGAATCCAATACTCGCTAACAAATCTTTCCTTGATAATCCATCCAGCTTGGACTTCATGTCATCGATTTCTCGCATGATGATGCCGCGAAACTGTTGATCTGTTACGTCGCCATCTTTAAGCTTTTTTGCTGCCTCATCTCTGCCTTTATCCACAAGCCATCCAATAGTCGCTTTGAAAACTGCTGTTATGATCGCAGACATAATGGCAGCTTGGAACTTAGTAATCAGAAGAAA from Pocillopora verrucosa isolate sample1 chromosome 10, ASM3666991v2, whole genome shotgun sequence includes the following:
- the LOC136283879 gene encoding uncharacterized protein, whose translation is MSAIITAVFKATIGWLVDKGRDEAAKKLKDGDVTDQQFRGIIMREIDDMKSKLDGLSRKDLLASIGFFREGIELLYEVFEEKRSRSEYGADTAQAACAEAVSLAEGMKHLELTESATRKLSNAKKRFERARERATDAFSNEALSSNDRILAMQYRVMATVLETIDHPADAVAPCKVCIEELNGLPVVQRSFQEQLRTGIMAMKSLFNKEERRKVISGVCLVNRVVYDVRQTAHVKEPFTNEPFAKELFPPLPMIDTGKEKVDLLRDRRVTKILCKQGMENCSVPWILVHDGEKEHGLNIPADIATNSSGQYIVAGIDSTIKVYDSSGKFVQCFRLPPLIDDSGKELSIYFLGVQLATDMNDNIYVLVEECGEDSHWIFNFNKTADHHHKFCIRTMGYKFDSCKLSVSDSGTVMVLKSNLSKTHHIVDVYETDGQFVCSFGEGILTDPCEITTVSNGRVMVVQEHPSRVDIFSEQGDHLNTFDLQISMMFSRIAFHRASQHVVVVGFKDDDIDILHIEIYTKDGEFVRSTPVNMGQSYYLIGMAVTTEGRIAVATRIDGLGYKVIII